One genomic segment of Podarcis muralis chromosome 18, rPodMur119.hap1.1, whole genome shotgun sequence includes these proteins:
- the LOC144326066 gene encoding uncharacterized protein LOC144326066 — protein sequence MNRGGVFPRGFATYWLRRSSGGGGGRGKKKREGVTSRGRGMRTRSRGRRAEKEQKMAAAVAAAVSEGGAKMAEAGALAGGGMAAANGAGNGVGEGVPKSEGERPTQNEKRKEKSAKRGGGSRFEPYASPSKRYRAFITNIPFDVKWQYLKDLVKEKVGEVTYVELLMDAEGKSRVSLRENFFPGFLLHDQKKMMIKKINNVTVNGVEPNELGMPSVCGFIVGAAPKLLGVCVWGVEVDMGRVRCSSNPLLPSFDVWLYDLRMGPCVLSLLVHERPNP from the exons ATGAACCGAGGGGGCGTGTTTCCCCGGGGCTTTGCCACTTATTGGCTGAGGcggagcagcggcggcggcggcgggagggggaaaaaaaagagagagggagtgaCGTCACGGGGGCGAGGCATGCGCACTCGTTCGCGCGGGCGACGGGCCGAGAAGGAGCAGAAAATGGCGGCGGCTGTGGCGGCGGCGGTTTCGGAAGGCGGCGCCAAGATGGCGGAGGCCGGGGCCTTGGCCGGGGGAGGGATGGCGGCGGCCAACGGGGCTGGCAACGGCGTCGGGGAGGGCGTCCCCAAGAG tgaAGGCGAGCGGCCAACCCAGAacgagaaaaggaaggagaaaagtgcCAAGCGTGGCGGAGGGAGTCGCTTTGAGCCCTATGCCAGCCCTTCGAAAAGATACCGAGCCTTCATTACCAACATCCCCTTCGATGTGAAGTGGCAGTACCTCAAAGATCTAGTCAAAGAGAAAG TTGGTGAGGTAACATACGTGGAGCTCTTAATGGACGCTGAAGGAAAGTCAAGGGTAAGTCTCCGAGAGAATTTCTTCCCTGGATTTTTACTACATGACCAAAAAAAAatgatgattaaaaaaataaataatgtaacTGTTAACGGCGTGGAACCAAATGAACTTGGGATGCCTAGTGTGTGTGGTTTTATCGTCGGCGCTGCCCCGAagctgcttggtgtgtgtgtgtggggggtggagGTGGACATGGGGCGTGTTAGATGCAGCAGCAACCCTCTGCTGCCCTCCTTTGATGTTTGGCTGTATGACTTACGCATGGGTCCTTGTGTACTTTCTTTACTGGTACATGAACGTCCAAATCCTTAG